One Porphyromonas pogonae genomic region harbors:
- a CDS encoding LrgB family protein translates to MKEIMTSEVFMLGAVIGIYLLSIRLSKAVGTAIANPLLISIVVIIVLLKLWGIPYEQFLRSSHMLNFFLGPSVVSLGYILYKQVHHLKGNVLSIFASVLTGAFIGIVSIAVTGSLMGANHSLIASLEPKSVTTPIAMELAAKNGGIPPLTAVVVVAAGIMGSIIAPPLMRLLRIKSPIAKGLALGASSHGVGTATAIQMGAIEGALSGLAIGIMGIITALLLPLIEKCGAFL, encoded by the coding sequence GTGAAGGAGATTATGACAAGCGAGGTCTTTATGTTGGGAGCAGTGATCGGCATTTATTTGCTGAGCATCAGGCTATCCAAGGCTGTGGGCACAGCCATTGCCAATCCTTTACTTATTTCTATTGTGGTGATCATCGTCCTCCTCAAACTTTGGGGCATTCCCTATGAGCAGTTTCTGCGATCGAGCCATATGCTCAATTTCTTTTTGGGCCCATCGGTGGTATCCTTGGGATATATCCTTTACAAGCAGGTGCATCATCTCAAAGGCAATGTGCTTTCGATATTTGCATCTGTACTCACAGGAGCCTTTATAGGCATTGTGTCCATTGCAGTAACAGGCTCCTTGATGGGAGCCAACCACAGTCTCATAGCCTCCTTGGAGCCTAAATCGGTGACTACCCCCATAGCCATGGAACTGGCTGCCAAAAACGGAGGTATCCCACCGCTCACAGCCGTAGTCGTAGTTGCTGCAGGCATTATGGGTAGCATTATAGCACCACCCCTCATGAGGTTGCTCAGGATCAAGAGCCCTATTGCCAAAGGGCTGGCTCTGGGAGCATCTTCTCATGGTGTAGGTACTGCTACAGCTATACAGATGGGTGCCATAGAAGGAGCTTTGAGTGGGTTGGCTATCGGCATTATGGGTATTATAACAGCATTGTTGCTCCCGCTCATTGAAAAATGCGGAGCTTTTCTTTAG
- the sov gene encoding T9SS outer membrane translocon Sov/SprA, producing the protein MWRITKHHCTYFFTIILIVCLVSLCSFSAMHAQVRHASSVTGQHKLGSVGSRYTNIGISPAITAKNAYPIPLRLPADSLRALPIVAPVVIPPLRLPLSLSESMRVFPVQTMTHPTMKQDGGILEEIFGEGGFKIKLNGTADFSLGMRRTHIDNPAISTARRTRKYFNFQELIRLNAQASLGTRLKMDINYDTEATFDREGRRIKLSYTGEEDDIIKFIDVGDIFFRPRNSLINGGGRLFGIHSKLQFGKLDIDIAASQQHTQRRQLATRGGKQTQAFELQSDGYDENRHFFLGHYFYDHFDRWMAHVPVITSGIRINRIEVWVTNKTGKYDNARNVAAFSDLGEPSVIFNSHVTKKGEPIMNNFANTLYEEINSNPSLRRVDGLNAGLSPTYTVGTDYEKVENARLLTPNEYILNPTLGYLSLNFRLNADECLAVAYEYTYQGRRFQVGEFTSDRPDKSTDNIFVKLLKGSLQEPRSPYWHLMMKNIYNLGSGISNVQHDGFKLDILYRSDDVGNFQPSINAGKITGVPLLRVLGLDRLDSKKSTLPDGAFDFLEGITIIPEIGAVVFPSVAPFGSTLADAIGQGGTANQFAYTELYDKTLVEARQAAEKNKFIIKGEYRSSTSGQINLGAVNLAPGSVRISAGAKELIENVDYSIDYQAGIATILNTSLLNAGTPLDISVDNESFNRGMRKTVLGVDLNYHLNDYTNIGATVMHLSEMPLSGKTMFGEEAMKNTLWGLNINIRKESRKLTSWLDKLPFYETSEPSLINFNAEFAQLLPGHYSKGNKQGYSYLDDFESSQSYIDLINPYGWMLSSVPFEEGAAALFPEASLTNDLRYGMHRSHIAWFMIDPIYTGELIHRMPPYMRNDPDLQSNHYSRMIRTGELFPYKEINYNRISSIPTLNISYYPRMRGAYNLDADAIDAQGNVREPEKNFGGIMRRIEQSDFEAANIEYVEFWLLDPFIYNPSSAGGSLIINLGDVSEDVLKDGKKFFENGLPVNKDESAVEKTVWGKVPKRQSSGYAFDNTAGARAVQDVGLNGISTEEEKENISYAAYVQKLRAKVRPSVLSKWEEDKMSPLNDPAGDNFKHYRNNDFDKSRSPILDRYLYYNGTEGNSAEAKDGNHENISAAKTVPDIEDINQDNILNETERYYKYKIRLVPADMRIGSNYITDIKSADVKLPNGATETVNWYQFKVPINHYDGKVGSVSDFKSIRFMRLFLTGFRDEVFLRFASLRLVRNEWRIYNRPIDMEGVGNTSASSLELTTVNLEENADRRPVNYVLPPDIDRQVNESGTGQNRIRNEQSLSLKISNLTRKESRAVYKNVNLDLRKFKKLELFVHAEQQAQDHKPIRRGDLRFFIRMGSDYRHNYYEYSIPMEITEPGTYSSYSLTDREKVWPVANKIYIDLNNWARLKSRRNGMSAVGTPGADFFHRFTENDPAHPENRMTVKGNPGLGNVRTIMMGVTNSSDEIQSVEVWTNELRLSDFADGKGWAVQADMNVKLADLGDVSLAGQYMTAGFGGIDRSLLERSMDDRRRVDFNTNLDLGKLFPQKAHLVIPFFYSSNAEHLTPEYNPWDDDIKLKDALAGLKTNNQRDSLRNISVTDKQSSGFAITNARVDIRSKTPMPYDPANLSFTYSQASDRMHSPDIEYENQQSWRAGVVYDYVLPFKALRIFDKENKGNKTAREFDLKLWPEHINIQSFITRNYQEQQIRNITPTDKVHAHQPVAATFMQQFSWNRRLSMQWRLIRNLTADFNSGTDALIEEPYMQVNRKTNPDGYKVWKDSVLRSIMDLGKPMHYDQTLTVNYTLPTESIRKLNWITSQTTYTANYSWERGPEHIAGFSPIGNTVRNQLNLETNTTFDLQRLYRKYDAYNELERSLRRRPRTRGEDVGDKEVPMGSLWLKKLYRSLFMIKDVKFSYAYSQGLNLPGFRPDVRDVGGQGGSSAGIAPGIGYALGFVKEGYVRDALQKGWLITDNPDIYPANYSRTQTLDWMIRLEPFPDLKITLRTIHSLSRQTQIRFAEKDMSSIYGGNFMMTTIGLKSFFGNSRSDGESNSRAFENFLNTRGKIMSDVMEHYRGRIYPNSGFIQNTPYAGQEIKVQETGISENSPEVLIPSFLSAYTSSGDKRISIFNPLPGLLSALPNWNIRYSGLGKIDKIKNIFSDITLSHYYTAKYIIGNYTSYSGWVRTEGHLGLRPMQGDNGAVRPIASGIYSIPSVTLQESFFPLFGVDMTTLGGFSFKLNWNKNRGVTLNLNAYQILEEYINELSCTLGYKVNNFDRLLGLRRGKKEEEASGEYNGGALVIRANYSLNETSIMLRKIQERYSVSTNGSLGKRVGISADYDLNKYIMLRAFYECEINRPRVSTIAFPVKNTNYGVSLRLNFSY; encoded by the coding sequence ATGTGGAGAATCACCAAACATCATTGCACATACTTCTTCACGATCATACTCATAGTATGTTTGGTGTCGCTTTGCTCTTTCTCTGCAATGCATGCACAGGTACGTCATGCTTCGTCCGTCACGGGGCAACATAAGTTAGGTTCCGTGGGATCACGCTATACAAACATCGGTATATCTCCCGCAATTACCGCCAAAAACGCTTATCCCATACCTCTGCGACTCCCTGCAGACTCGCTCCGCGCCCTACCGATAGTAGCCCCTGTGGTGATACCCCCCCTGCGCTTACCTCTATCGTTGTCCGAGTCTATGCGGGTGTTTCCTGTGCAGACTATGACACATCCCACAATGAAACAGGACGGCGGTATTTTGGAAGAGATCTTCGGAGAAGGGGGATTCAAGATCAAGCTCAATGGTACTGCCGACTTCTCACTGGGTATGCGCCGAACACATATAGATAACCCGGCTATCAGCACAGCACGGCGTACGCGCAAATACTTTAATTTTCAGGAACTCATCAGGCTCAATGCTCAAGCATCGCTAGGCACACGCCTCAAGATGGATATCAACTATGATACAGAAGCGACTTTTGATCGCGAGGGCAGACGTATAAAACTGTCTTACACCGGAGAGGAGGACGATATCATCAAGTTTATTGATGTGGGAGATATCTTCTTTCGCCCTCGTAACTCGTTGATCAATGGTGGCGGACGGCTGTTCGGGATTCACTCCAAACTTCAGTTTGGCAAACTCGACATTGACATTGCAGCCAGCCAGCAGCATACGCAGCGTAGACAGCTGGCTACTCGTGGCGGTAAACAGACACAGGCTTTCGAGTTACAGTCCGATGGCTATGACGAGAACAGACACTTTTTTCTCGGGCATTACTTCTACGATCACTTCGACCGATGGATGGCTCATGTGCCTGTGATTACTTCCGGTATCAGGATAAACCGTATAGAAGTATGGGTTACCAATAAAACCGGTAAATATGACAATGCACGCAATGTAGCTGCCTTTTCTGACCTTGGCGAGCCTTCGGTAATATTCAACTCCCATGTGACTAAAAAGGGGGAACCGATCATGAATAACTTTGCCAATACCCTTTATGAAGAGATTAATTCCAATCCGTCTCTCAGGCGAGTGGATGGATTGAATGCGGGACTATCGCCTACTTATACCGTGGGGACAGACTATGAGAAAGTGGAAAATGCTAGGCTTTTGACGCCCAACGAATACATCCTGAACCCTACACTGGGATATCTATCGCTCAATTTCAGGCTCAATGCTGACGAATGTCTTGCAGTGGCTTATGAATACACCTATCAAGGAAGAAGATTTCAGGTGGGTGAGTTCACATCGGATAGACCTGATAAGTCTACCGACAATATCTTTGTGAAACTTCTCAAGGGTTCCCTGCAGGAACCTCGGTCGCCTTACTGGCATCTCATGATGAAGAATATATATAACTTGGGTAGTGGTATCAGTAATGTACAGCACGATGGATTTAAGCTTGATATTCTGTATAGGAGTGATGATGTGGGGAACTTCCAGCCCAGTATTAATGCGGGTAAAATCACAGGCGTGCCGCTACTCAGAGTGTTGGGGCTGGATAGACTCGACAGCAAAAAATCAACATTGCCTGATGGCGCATTCGATTTTCTGGAGGGAATCACCATCATTCCCGAGATAGGAGCTGTGGTATTCCCGTCGGTTGCACCCTTTGGCTCTACGCTTGCGGATGCTATAGGGCAGGGAGGAACAGCTAATCAGTTTGCCTACACCGAACTCTACGACAAAACCCTTGTGGAAGCGAGACAAGCAGCCGAAAAGAATAAGTTTATCATCAAGGGGGAATACCGATCTTCTACCTCGGGACAGATAAACCTCGGAGCTGTGAATCTGGCTCCGGGTAGCGTGAGGATAAGTGCGGGAGCCAAAGAACTAATCGAAAATGTAGACTACTCGATCGATTACCAAGCGGGGATAGCGACGATACTCAACACGTCACTCCTCAATGCCGGTACTCCACTGGATATATCGGTGGACAATGAAAGCTTCAACAGGGGGATGAGGAAAACAGTATTGGGGGTGGATCTGAATTATCACCTCAATGACTATACAAATATAGGTGCTACAGTGATGCATCTCTCAGAAATGCCCCTCTCCGGCAAAACAATGTTTGGAGAAGAAGCTATGAAAAATACGCTGTGGGGATTGAACATCAATATACGCAAAGAGTCGCGCAAGCTTACATCATGGCTGGACAAACTACCGTTTTATGAAACATCCGAGCCTTCTCTTATCAATTTCAACGCAGAGTTTGCACAGCTTCTCCCCGGGCACTATAGCAAGGGTAATAAGCAGGGGTACAGCTACCTCGATGACTTCGAGTCATCGCAAAGCTATATAGACCTGATCAATCCTTACGGATGGATGTTGAGTTCCGTACCTTTTGAAGAAGGTGCTGCTGCTCTTTTTCCCGAAGCCTCATTGACCAATGATCTGCGTTATGGCATGCACCGCTCTCACATCGCATGGTTTATGATAGATCCTATCTACACAGGAGAGCTCATACATCGTATGCCTCCTTACATGAGGAACGATCCGGACTTGCAAAGCAACCATTACTCCCGTATGATCAGAACGGGAGAGCTCTTTCCATACAAAGAGATCAATTATAATAGGATTAGCTCTATACCCACGCTCAATATCTCGTATTATCCCCGTATGAGAGGAGCCTACAACCTTGATGCTGATGCTATAGATGCCCAAGGGAATGTCCGTGAGCCTGAAAAGAACTTCGGAGGCATTATGAGACGCATTGAGCAGTCTGATTTTGAAGCGGCGAATATAGAATATGTAGAATTCTGGCTACTGGATCCCTTTATCTATAATCCTTCGTCGGCAGGAGGTAGCCTTATAATCAATCTGGGTGACGTATCGGAAGATGTACTGAAAGACGGGAAAAAGTTTTTTGAAAACGGCCTTCCCGTCAATAAAGATGAATCAGCAGTGGAGAAAACGGTATGGGGCAAAGTGCCCAAAAGACAAAGTTCCGGTTATGCCTTTGACAACACTGCGGGAGCCAGAGCCGTGCAAGATGTGGGGCTCAACGGGATAAGCACGGAAGAAGAAAAAGAAAATATCTCATATGCAGCATATGTGCAGAAGTTACGTGCCAAAGTGCGACCATCGGTACTCAGCAAATGGGAGGAAGACAAGATGAGCCCGCTCAATGATCCTGCCGGTGATAACTTCAAACACTACCGCAACAATGACTTCGACAAGAGCCGGAGTCCTATTTTGGATAGATACCTCTACTACAATGGTACTGAGGGTAACTCCGCCGAAGCCAAGGACGGCAATCATGAAAACATAAGTGCAGCTAAGACGGTACCGGATATAGAAGATATCAATCAGGATAATATACTCAATGAAACGGAGCGATATTATAAATATAAGATACGGCTTGTTCCGGCAGATATGAGGATTGGAAGTAACTACATTACCGATATCAAGAGCGCGGATGTGAAACTACCAAATGGAGCAACGGAAACAGTGAATTGGTATCAGTTCAAAGTCCCCATCAATCACTATGATGGCAAGGTAGGATCAGTCTCAGACTTCAAGTCGATACGTTTCATGCGTTTGTTTCTTACGGGATTTCGTGATGAGGTATTTCTACGATTTGCTTCGCTCAGACTGGTGCGTAACGAATGGCGCATCTATAATCGCCCTATTGATATGGAAGGCGTGGGCAACACCTCTGCGTCAAGCCTGGAACTTACTACAGTGAATCTCGAAGAAAATGCAGATCGCAGGCCGGTGAATTACGTGTTGCCACCGGATATTGACCGACAGGTAAACGAATCAGGTACGGGTCAAAACCGCATACGCAACGAGCAGTCGCTGAGTCTGAAAATATCTAATCTGACACGTAAAGAGAGTAGGGCGGTGTACAAGAATGTGAATTTGGATTTGAGGAAATTCAAGAAGTTGGAACTCTTTGTGCATGCGGAGCAACAGGCACAAGATCACAAACCGATACGCCGTGGAGATCTGAGATTCTTTATTCGTATGGGATCAGATTACCGACACAATTACTATGAGTACAGCATCCCCATGGAAATCACCGAACCCGGTACTTACAGCAGTTACAGCCTCACGGATAGAGAGAAGGTGTGGCCTGTGGCCAATAAGATATATATCGATCTGAATAATTGGGCGAGACTCAAATCACGCCGTAACGGTATGAGTGCCGTAGGTACTCCGGGTGCGGATTTCTTTCACCGTTTTACAGAGAATGATCCTGCTCATCCGGAAAATAGAATGACGGTGAAGGGAAACCCCGGGCTGGGTAATGTACGTACCATCATGATGGGAGTAACCAATAGCTCGGATGAGATACAGAGTGTAGAGGTGTGGACCAATGAATTGCGACTTTCTGATTTTGCCGATGGCAAAGGCTGGGCTGTACAAGCTGATATGAACGTCAAGCTGGCGGATCTCGGAGATGTGAGTCTTGCCGGTCAATATATGACTGCCGGGTTCGGGGGGATAGACCGCTCGTTGCTGGAGCGTAGCATGGATGACAGAAGACGTGTAGACTTCAACACAAACCTTGACCTAGGCAAGCTGTTCCCGCAAAAAGCTCATCTCGTGATCCCGTTCTTCTACTCGAGCAATGCCGAGCATCTTACCCCTGAGTATAACCCGTGGGACGATGATATCAAGCTCAAAGATGCTCTGGCAGGGCTGAAGACGAATAATCAACGCGACTCTCTACGCAATATAAGTGTTACGGACAAGCAGTCGTCAGGCTTTGCCATCACCAATGCCCGTGTGGATATCAGAAGTAAAACGCCCATGCCTTACGACCCTGCAAATCTCTCTTTTACATACTCGCAGGCCTCGGACAGGATGCACTCGCCTGATATTGAGTATGAGAACCAACAGTCATGGCGAGCCGGCGTAGTATATGACTATGTGTTGCCATTCAAAGCTCTTCGGATATTTGACAAGGAAAATAAAGGAAATAAAACAGCGAGAGAGTTCGATCTTAAGCTCTGGCCTGAGCATATCAATATCCAAAGTTTTATCACGAGAAACTATCAGGAACAGCAGATACGTAATATTACACCTACAGACAAGGTTCATGCCCATCAGCCCGTAGCTGCTACTTTTATGCAACAGTTCTCATGGAACAGACGTTTGTCTATGCAATGGCGTCTGATCCGTAATCTTACAGCAGACTTCAATAGTGGTACAGATGCTTTGATCGAAGAGCCATACATGCAGGTGAACCGTAAGACTAATCCTGATGGATATAAGGTATGGAAAGACTCCGTACTTCGGAGTATTATGGACCTGGGCAAACCGATGCATTATGACCAGACGCTTACCGTAAACTACACACTGCCCACGGAGTCGATCAGGAAACTGAATTGGATTACTTCCCAAACCACATATACGGCCAACTACTCCTGGGAGCGTGGCCCGGAGCATATTGCGGGCTTCTCACCGATAGGAAATACAGTGAGGAATCAACTCAATCTCGAAACGAATACAACGTTCGATTTGCAACGACTATACCGCAAATATGATGCATATAACGAACTCGAACGGAGCTTGCGTCGAAGACCTCGCACACGAGGGGAAGATGTGGGAGATAAGGAAGTGCCTATGGGGAGCTTATGGCTGAAGAAATTGTATAGATCACTCTTCATGATCAAAGATGTAAAATTCAGCTACGCTTATTCACAAGGTCTGAATCTACCAGGGTTTCGTCCAGATGTAAGGGATGTGGGCGGACAGGGCGGAAGTTCCGCAGGCATAGCACCTGGCATTGGGTATGCATTGGGTTTCGTGAAGGAAGGGTACGTGAGAGATGCATTGCAAAAGGGGTGGCTTATTACTGACAATCCCGATATCTACCCTGCCAATTACTCCCGCACACAGACGCTTGATTGGATGATCAGATTAGAGCCATTCCCTGATCTCAAAATTACTTTACGTACTATACACTCGTTATCCCGTCAGACACAGATACGCTTTGCGGAGAAAGATATGTCATCCATATACGGAGGTAATTTTATGATGACTACAATAGGGTTGAAAAGCTTTTTCGGGAACTCTCGATCTGACGGCGAAAGCAATTCCAGGGCTTTTGAGAATTTCTTAAATACTCGTGGGAAGATCATGTCGGACGTAATGGAGCATTATCGGGGACGTATCTATCCTAATAGTGGTTTTATACAAAATACACCATATGCCGGTCAAGAAATAAAGGTGCAAGAAACAGGTATTTCCGAGAACTCACCGGAAGTCCTTATCCCCTCTTTCCTCTCGGCTTATACCTCATCGGGGGACAAAAGAATTTCTATATTCAACCCTCTGCCGGGATTACTCTCGGCCTTGCCCAACTGGAATATCCGCTACTCCGGCCTTGGTAAGATAGACAAGATTAAGAATATCTTCTCCGACATTACCCTATCTCATTACTACACTGCCAAGTATATTATAGGAAATTATACATCCTATTCCGGATGGGTACGTACCGAAGGACATTTGGGACTAAGACCCATGCAAGGTGATAACGGAGCCGTAAGGCCTATTGCATCAGGTATCTATAGTATACCTTCAGTAACCTTGCAAGAGAGTTTCTTCCCTCTTTTTGGTGTGGATATGACTACTTTGGGTGGGTTTAGCTTTAAATTGAATTGGAATAAAAATAGAGGAGTCACCCTCAATCTCAATGCTTATCAGATCTTGGAAGAGTATATCAACGAGCTATCATGCACATTGGGCTACAAGGTCAATAACTTTGATCGATTGCTGGGACTTCGTCGAGGGAAGAAAGAGGAGGAAGCAAGTGGAGAATACAATGGTGGAGCCTTGGTGATCAGAGCTAATTACTCCCTTAACGAGACATCTATTATGCTGCGAAAAATACAGGAGCGGTATAGTGTATCCACCAATGGCAGCTTAGGCAAAAGAGTGGGGATTAGTGCAGATTATGACCTGAATAAATATATTATGTTGCGGGCATTCTACGAATGTGAAATCAATCGCCCTCGAGTGAGCACTATAGCGTTTCCCGTAAAAAACACAAATTACGGTGTGAGCCTTCGTCTCAATTTTAGTTATTGA
- a CDS encoding CidA/LrgA family protein gives MKSLIKIFNVFLFCWLGELASKLTGGFIPGCVLGMILLFIALSFKIIPENKVDAPARLLADNMGLFFLPAGVGLMTQMDLIRQYWGIILICVIVSSVLVIGSVAYIQDRLERRRKP, from the coding sequence GTGAAAAGTCTTATCAAGATTTTCAATGTATTCCTATTCTGCTGGTTGGGAGAACTCGCAAGTAAGCTTACAGGAGGCTTTATTCCGGGATGTGTATTGGGTATGATACTCCTTTTTATAGCTCTATCATTCAAAATAATTCCCGAAAATAAAGTCGATGCCCCTGCAAGATTACTGGCAGATAATATGGGGCTATTCTTCTTGCCTGCAGGAGTAGGGCTGATGACGCAGATGGATCTTATCAGGCAATACTGGGGCATAATACTCATTTGCGTCATAGTGAGTTCTGTATTGGTTATCGGATCCGTAGCTTATATACAGGATAGGCTGGAAAGGAGGCGAAAGCCGTGA
- the ruvA gene encoding Holliday junction branch migration protein RuvA — protein MIAYLRGDIAELTPTMMIVECGGVGYSVNISLTTYTAYQGKREGKVLITQIIREDAHLLYGFATSAEQELFRQLNTVSGVGPNTARVILSTYAPAELNQIITLGQTEALKAVKGIGLKTAQRIIVDLKGKLVPLEDGVEVTSPLADAYAHAGAAEEASKALKMLGYGDADIRKAVRSIVTSSPSMSVEEIIKKALRLL, from the coding sequence ATGATAGCATATTTACGTGGTGATATTGCCGAGCTTACTCCTACCATGATGATTGTGGAATGTGGGGGAGTAGGCTATTCGGTCAATATATCTCTTACTACCTATACAGCATACCAAGGCAAACGGGAGGGTAAGGTGCTTATTACCCAAATTATACGAGAGGATGCTCATCTGCTGTATGGCTTTGCCACGAGTGCGGAGCAAGAACTCTTCAGACAGCTCAATACTGTGTCCGGAGTAGGCCCCAATACGGCTCGGGTGATCCTGAGTACCTATGCCCCCGCGGAGCTTAACCAGATCATCACGCTGGGACAAACAGAAGCTCTCAAAGCTGTAAAAGGTATCGGGCTCAAGACCGCACAGCGCATCATCGTGGATCTGAAAGGCAAACTTGTTCCTCTCGAAGATGGAGTAGAGGTAACCTCTCCTCTTGCGGATGCCTATGCACATGCTGGTGCTGCCGAGGAGGCTTCCAAGGCATTGAAGATGCTGGGATACGGAGATGCCGACATTCGCAAAGCTGTGAGATCTATAGTTACTTCCAGCCCTTCCATGTCTGTAGAGGAGATCATCAAAAAGGCACTGCGACTACTCTGA